A stretch of DNA from Montipora foliosa isolate CH-2021 chromosome 4, ASM3666993v2, whole genome shotgun sequence:
CTAGAGAGTTTCCAGTCACACAAGGCCAACATgcacatgcaaattagccagATATTTTTGTAGAACAAAATAGATAATGATGGCTTTACTCATCAAATGATATGCAAATGTGTGGCTCTGAATTCTGTAGTTTAATGCAGCTCGATAAATTCCATTGTTAAAATATAAGCTACATTAGAATGTATTTATGAGAACGTGCCATCCATTATCTTTTCAAATACCTGAAACAATTCTTGGTTCCAAGCTTACATAGTGCCTCTTGTCGCTCAAGAGACCTAGTAATATTGGTGCACTGTCAGGATTTCCTGCCTTTTCTACAAAATCGTAAGAAGGGCCCTGGCTGCTCACAACCCTGATAGTCCTGCCGAGCGTATGGGCCAATGAGGTGAGTTCAATGTGGCCTCCCCAAGTGCCATCTCTCTCCATGTTGGTCAAATAGGAGGTCAAGTCATTGTTAGGAACGAACTCAGAGACGTGATCCTTAAATAACTAGAAGGGAAATTCTTCATAAATAGCCATAATTGTAAAAGGCAAGGGAAAGGAAGGACTGGGATGACAGCAGGACTGAACAACAAAAGCGGATTCAAAGTTCCTTGACAGGAACCGCTGAATAAATAATCTAAGGTAACAAACACTATCAGAATGTTAACTCCAATTATTATAACAACAAAGATGAAACAAACAtcgttaaaaatttaaaaagcaagTTCACCAAATTGCCCTAAACACAACAAAGCTTCAAACATAAACGATCAAATGTCATTAGTGGGTTAAAAAGGGTACAAGCTCCTCCTTTCATATTGTTGCAATCATAACTATCTAACAAGGAACTCCCCTTCTAAAAGGAACCCAACCTGAACAACTTACGCCATGAGATTCTTTTCTCAAAGTTTGGACAGCGAGATGTCTAAGGCGAGTGTGGCTATAATGCTCCCCCAAACGATTCAATTGGTCAGAAACAGCATGGAACAAGCAGTTTCCATCCTTGACAATATTATCCCTAATTTGAAGGCCACAGTTGCGGACACGACAACGAAGTCGAACCTCATCCTGCTCGTACTCCTCGTCCGTGGCAATCACATCACTTCGCTGATAAGAGCCTtagaataaaaaaaaggaagaattgaGAGGCAACCATTCCTTTTCTAAATTTATGTTTCATCTATGATATTCCCTTTTACCTTTACTCTCTTCTTACTCTACACTTCATTCCTTAATTGCTTATCCAttcctttatttttttccctcttaAGTAACTAGTCCCTCTCCTCTATTAACTTAACTAGTTGAGTGACCTCCACATGAACATGCTCACCAAATACACATATACATTGTTTGTGTAGCATTGGTTTCACTTGTTTGATGAAAAGCATTTAAAAAATAAGACAATCATGTTTTTTCTGGCACAGTTTTTTTTAGAATGTTAAAACGTCACACAATGTTGTCCAGTTCCAGATAAATAGATTACTTCAGAGAAAGTGTGCCGTATGGGCTTTTATGCAGGAATCgcaaaactttagaaacgaacgagtgagtttctaaagttttgcaaCAAGTGAATAAAATctgtacaaagcactttctatggtgTAATTTGTTTGTTATGTAGTATATTAGGCcaatttcatgtaataaaccttccaaatagaattctgtcttctttatatttcataCGGTGAAATATAAAGAATATAGAATTCTATATGGAAGGTTTataatggaataataattattggcctTATACATATAATAAAGCATGTTTTCCTCTGAGGTTTCCAACTGCCAATCTTTTGTGTTCTTGAATGTGTTGATGTAAGTGTATGGTGGCCGAGAACTGCCAACAAAAAATTCACATATTTTTGTGTAATAAACGTTAGTTTGACTGCGAAATAAATCAAAAGTAATATAAAACACGacgtgaaatgaaatgaaatttaatagTAAAATGGCATGAAGTTTAAATGTACAttgaatttgaaaaataaaaccacTTTACTTTTAAGTTAAACTAAAATGGAATGCAGTTCAAATTGAAATATAACATCAATTTCAAATGAAATTCAAAGTGCAAGACGAAATGCAATTGCGCAGCAAACACGCTTCAGAATTAAATTGAAGCACAATGCAAACAAAATAGGAGGCAAAGTGTTGCTAAAGTGAAATGAAATACATTTTTAAAgaagaatgaaaaacaatattaGTGGCAGCACTCGGCCATACCAAAATTTACATCTACTTTCAATCGCAAAGTGAAATCAATTTTCGCATGGCCGAGCGCTGCCACTACCAGCGTACCTTGCGGTATTTAAAGGCCAGAGTGTTTGTTCGCACGtggttccaagatggcggagtgGAGGAAGTTTGCAGAAAAGCAGAAAGCGAAGAGGAGAGGCAAAAATCAAGTTGTAGAGGAGAGTAAAGTGGCGGAGGAGATCGTGGTGCAACGCATGAGTGCGGATGTAAGTGggaaacaacaaaaatactcTCGCATTGGAGCTCAGGAGTACGTTCCTTTTGAGCAGGACGAGCTTTCTATTCGTAACATCAAGGACGCCTGTCAAAAGCATTTCGGGCCCCAAATAGAGAAagatcttgtttgtgatgtgtTAGCGGGGGAACGCGGACCATCATGTAACAAGATGGCTCAAATTCCaaacaaaaaagtgttttacGTCCGGTTTGTTAAACCAGAAGGGGAACTTGAGGAAGAAGAGAATTGCAGCCGTGAGGTAAGCGTTAATAACAAGTGAATGTTAAACTTAAGTGTTGCACTATATCAGTAGGTAATTAATGCCAAAACTTCGAAGCTTACTACGAATATTATTCATGATAGCAGTTGAGCTAGTATGTTATTGTATCAGTCACTGCCCGATTCTGATACTCGCGGAGTGCCCAATCGATGAAAATCGATCATAGGAAGACAATTGATATAATCAATAATCAGCagtcgatttttatcgattgcTTCAATTATTCGATGAAAATCCATACTCATAATTCAAATCCTTGTAATTGTTATCGATTGTCATTTTTTGGCATTGATTATCGATTGTCATCTGTCTTAATCGGCAAGCCTTGAAAGAGGATCATTAATTTTCAGACTTACTGTATTATTTATCTCTTTTGCATTGTATATACCAAAGCCCAAGAGAGCACGATATGACAAGGCCTCAACAACTAGATCACTTCCAAGTCCTAAGAAGCAGCATGGGAGTCTAGTCAGTAAGGTTTACCCAAAAAGCCTCTCAGTTGTAGAAATGTTAAGGCTGGGGAATGTCATTGCAAAGAGCACAACTACCGTTATTGATATCTTCATGTTTAACATCGAGCACATGGAATGGTCCACTGCACCCGTGACTGTAGAATTTAGGATAGCTGACCTACCATTTGCATCTGGTGGATTTAGGGAGGCATTCAAAGCTAATAGTGATACTCTTGGATTTAGCGGGGTGACTTGGGTAATCAAAAAATACCTGAAGGCTACTTCAGAGGATATTATCAAAACGAATCAGACTGTTGAGAGTCACACAAGGAAGGCTGTGCAGATGCATCATTTAGCCAGAAATTTCACTTCCCAGTTGAAAGAGAAAGTGGAAAAGGAAACATTAACAGAGTTTGGCACTACCTTTCACTATAAGAAGGTATTCTTAGGCAAGATGAGTGATGGTGACTATGTTACTATTGAAGAATTCATTGATGGTGTGTTTGTTAAGTATATCAACAACAATGGGGACATTTGCGCTAAGGATGATGTCCTGTGCGACAAGGCTCAGTGTTTTGCACACTTCACATATGAAAAGTCACAGGGAAAGCTCATGGTACTAGATGTTCAGGGTGCTGGACTTAACTTGTATGACCCTGAAATTGCCTCAGCAGAATTAACTGATGGTGACGGTTCCTTGCGTTTCTGCAATGGCAACTTGGCAGAGGGAGCCATTaggaatttctttgcaaagCATAAGTGTAATTCTTATTGTAAGATCTTGCAGCTTAAGTTGTTACCATCGGCATCCCAGTAAGAAAGTAAATGCTCATTAGCTGACCCTTTTTACGTTATTTTTATATGGAGTTGGCCTGCCTAATTTGACTA
This window harbors:
- the LOC137998981 gene encoding transient receptor potential cation channel subfamily M member 6-like, with the translated sequence MAEWRKFAEKQKAKRRGKNQVVEESKVAEEIVVQRMSADVSGKQQKYSRIGAQEYVPFEQDELSIRNIKDACQKHFGPQIEKDLVCDVLAGERGPSCNKMAQIPNKKVFYVRFVKPEGELEEEENCSREPKRARYDKASTTRSLPSPKKQHGSLVSKVYPKSLSVVEMLRLGNVIAKSTTTVIDIFMFNIEHMEWSTAPVTVEFRIADLPFASGGFREAFKANSDTLGFSGVTWVIKKYLKATSEDIIKTNQTVESHTRKAVQMHHLARNFTSQLKEKVEKETLTEFGTTFHYKKVFLGKMSDGDYVTIEEFIDGVFVKYINNNGDICAKDDVLCDKAQCFAHFTYEKSQGKLMVLDVQGAGLNLYDPEIASAELTDGDGSLRFCNGNLAEGAIRNFFAKHKCNSYCKILQLKLLPSASQ